The following coding sequences are from one Devosia yakushimensis window:
- a CDS encoding ABC transporter substrate-binding protein — MSIRNPGVLTTTRRAFLLSTAAIAALAAVPGLSWAQGEPVKGGSVTINIGTEPPVLVLIAHSAGAAYYISGKTNESLLTYDADFNPQPLLATEWTVAEDGLRYWFKLREGVKWHDGEDFSAEDVAFSILALKEHHPRGRATFASVEEANVLSPNEVELILSKPAPYLLSAFASFEAPIVPKHLYEGTNVPENPHNTAPIGTGPYKFQEWVRGSHALFVRNENYWGSPKPYLDQLIFRFITDPAAAVAAIETGEVQVSTANIPLTDVERLKANPNLVVDTNPAPYSPSIARAEFNLENKYLADIKVRHAIAHAVDKDFIVNTIYLGYATRLDGPVSPDLAKFYTPDLPKYEFDPAKAEALLDEAGYPRGADGYRFKLFIDPTQPSGPPKQTAEYFAQALAKVGIQVELRTQDFATFVKRIFTDRDFDIAIEGMSNLYDPTVGIQRLYWSKNFKPGVPFTNGSKYENPEVDRLLETAAVEVDPQKRLELFNQFQKLVVEDLPTLDIVTPAVLTIYDKRVKNLKLGVEHLWSNGADIYLEQ, encoded by the coding sequence ATGTCGATCCGCAATCCTGGCGTGCTGACGACCACTCGCCGCGCCTTCCTGCTGTCCACCGCTGCCATTGCCGCGCTTGCGGCGGTGCCCGGCCTGTCCTGGGCCCAGGGAGAGCCGGTCAAGGGAGGCAGTGTCACCATCAATATCGGTACCGAACCGCCGGTGCTGGTGCTGATCGCCCATAGTGCGGGGGCGGCCTACTACATCAGTGGCAAGACCAATGAGAGCCTTTTGACCTATGACGCCGATTTCAATCCGCAGCCGCTATTGGCTACGGAATGGACCGTCGCGGAGGATGGCCTGCGCTATTGGTTCAAGCTGCGCGAGGGCGTGAAATGGCATGATGGCGAGGATTTCAGCGCCGAAGACGTTGCCTTCTCCATCCTGGCGCTCAAGGAACATCATCCGCGCGGCCGCGCCACGTTCGCTTCGGTCGAAGAAGCCAATGTGCTCAGCCCGAACGAAGTCGAACTCATTCTCTCCAAGCCCGCGCCTTATCTGCTGAGCGCTTTTGCCAGCTTTGAAGCGCCCATCGTGCCCAAGCATCTCTATGAAGGCACCAACGTCCCTGAAAACCCGCACAATACCGCCCCCATCGGCACGGGGCCATACAAGTTCCAGGAATGGGTGCGCGGCAGCCATGCGCTCTTCGTGCGTAACGAGAATTATTGGGGTTCACCCAAGCCTTATCTCGATCAGCTCATTTTCCGCTTCATCACCGATCCGGCAGCGGCCGTGGCCGCCATCGAAACCGGGGAAGTGCAGGTTTCGACGGCCAATATTCCGCTGACCGATGTGGAGCGCCTCAAGGCCAATCCCAATCTGGTGGTGGACACCAATCCGGCGCCCTATTCGCCCAGCATTGCGCGGGCCGAGTTCAACCTCGAAAACAAGTATCTGGCCGACATCAAGGTGCGTCACGCCATCGCCCATGCGGTGGACAAAGACTTCATCGTCAACACTATCTATCTGGGCTACGCGACCCGTCTCGATGGTCCAGTCAGCCCCGACCTGGCAAAGTTCTACACGCCCGACCTGCCGAAATATGAATTCGATCCGGCCAAGGCGGAGGCCTTGCTGGACGAGGCCGGCTATCCGCGGGGCGCCGATGGGTATCGCTTCAAGCTCTTCATCGATCCGACCCAGCCTTCCGGCCCGCCCAAGCAGACTGCCGAATATTTTGCCCAGGCGCTCGCCAAGGTCGGCATTCAGGTGGAATTGCGGACGCAGGACTTTGCCACCTTCGTCAAGCGCATCTTCACGGATCGCGATTTCGATATCGCCATCGAGGGCATGAGCAATCTCTACGACCCCACGGTGGGCATTCAGCGCCTCTACTGGTCCAAGAACTTCAAGCCCGGCGTGCCCTTCACCAATGGTTCGAAATACGAGAACCCCGAAGTGGACCGCCTGCTCGAAACGGCGGCGGTCGAGGTCGATCCGCAAAAGCGGCTGGAGCTGTTCAACCAGTTCCAGAAACTGGTGGTGGAGGATCTGCCGACCCTCGATATCGTCACGCCGGCCGTGCTCACCATCTACGACAAGCGCGTCAAGAACCTGAAGCTTGGCGTCGAGCATTTGTGGAGCAATGGCGCCGACATCTACCTCGAGCAATAG
- a CDS encoding aldo/keto reductase, translating to MVDYRYLGRSALKVSPITLGTMMFGGPTPDDEAFRIIDKAREQGINFIDTADVYNDGKSEEVVGQGIKAHRDHWVVATKFVNSRDKGPNKGGYSRKWVNETVDASLRRLGTDYIDILYFHRAVFDASLEEPVRAIADLIKAGKLRYFGVSNFRGWRIAEVAHLADQLGIDRPIASQPLYNIVNRTAEAEQLPAAVANGLGNVSYSPLARGVLTGKYNPGEEPAADTRAGRGDKRIHDVEFRAESLAIAKEIAAHAEAKGVAAADFALAWVLNNQLITSAITGPRTEAHWDGYVRALDVKLDADDEALVDRLVATGHPSTPGFTDPGHPVEGRVARSAAGTAQVIPLNRTQRVA from the coding sequence ATGGTCGATTACCGCTATCTGGGGCGCAGCGCGCTCAAGGTATCCCCGATTACCCTCGGCACCATGATGTTCGGTGGCCCGACGCCCGACGACGAGGCATTCCGTATCATCGACAAGGCGCGCGAGCAGGGCATCAATTTCATCGACACTGCTGACGTCTATAATGACGGCAAGTCCGAGGAAGTGGTGGGGCAGGGCATCAAGGCCCATCGCGACCACTGGGTGGTGGCCACCAAATTCGTCAATTCACGCGACAAGGGCCCCAATAAGGGCGGCTATTCGCGCAAATGGGTGAACGAGACCGTTGACGCCAGCCTGCGCCGCCTGGGCACGGACTATATCGATATCCTCTATTTCCACCGCGCGGTGTTCGACGCCTCGTTGGAAGAACCGGTGCGGGCCATTGCCGACCTGATCAAGGCGGGCAAACTGCGCTATTTCGGCGTTTCCAATTTCCGGGGCTGGCGTATTGCCGAAGTGGCGCATCTGGCCGACCAACTGGGGATCGACCGCCCGATTGCCAGCCAGCCGCTCTACAATATCGTCAACCGCACGGCCGAGGCCGAGCAGCTTCCCGCTGCCGTCGCCAATGGGCTGGGCAATGTTTCCTATAGTCCGCTGGCGCGTGGCGTGCTGACCGGCAAGTATAATCCAGGCGAAGAGCCGGCGGCCGATACCCGCGCAGGCCGCGGCGACAAGCGCATCCATGACGTGGAGTTTCGCGCGGAGTCGCTTGCTATCGCTAAGGAAATTGCGGCGCATGCCGAAGCCAAAGGCGTTGCCGCTGCTGATTTTGCGCTGGCCTGGGTGCTCAATAACCAGCTCATCACTTCCGCCATTACCGGCCCGCGCACGGAAGCGCATTGGGATGGGTATGTCCGCGCGCTCGATGTGAAGCTCGATGCCGACGACGAGGCGCTGGTGGATCGTCTGGTCGCAACAGGGCATCCCTCGACGCCGGGCTTTACCGATCCGGGGCATCCTGTTGAAGGGCGCGTGGCGCGCTCGGCGGCTGGTACGGCGCAGGTTATTCCACTGAACCGTACGCAGCGCGTAGCGTAG
- a CDS encoding GFA family protein, giving the protein MHQCSCLCGAVTFTVEGALPPASACHCTKCRKHIGHYEAGVDVPRSAVSVAGAEKVTWYFSSENVRRGFCSICGSSLFFDIVGHDRIGINMGAFDTPTNTKLALHIFVADKGDYYDIADGLPQYLQVPGRG; this is encoded by the coding sequence ATGCATCAATGCTCGTGCCTATGCGGGGCCGTGACTTTTACCGTCGAAGGGGCGCTGCCACCGGCGTCTGCCTGTCATTGTACAAAATGCCGCAAGCATATCGGGCATTACGAGGCCGGTGTCGATGTGCCGCGGTCGGCGGTGAGCGTCGCGGGAGCGGAGAAAGTGACCTGGTATTTCTCTTCGGAGAACGTGCGTCGCGGATTCTGCTCGATCTGCGGCTCTTCGCTCTTTTTCGACATTGTCGGCCATGACCGGATCGGGATCAACATGGGCGCCTTCGATACGCCCACCAATACCAAATTGGCGCTGCACATCTTTGTCGCCGACAAAGGCGACTACTACGACATAGCCGACGGGCTCCCGCAGTATTTGCAGGTGCCAGGGCGGGGTTGA
- a CDS encoding ABC transporter permease, protein MSTTDLNAPAAALAGARGGAPRPETGASQEWHNLRAPDARSTLTAAVTVPAGRRELAIFLRNPNALFGLAFLSIMVVMALVAPLLFPGDPLGMVARPFIWPGQDAAYPLGTDSMGRDVLAGIVHGSRISLFVGLTATALGLGVGVIVGAVAGYFGGWVDDVLVRIIEIFQTLPNFVLLVVLVAIAQPSATTVTVAIAIVSWPMVARLTRAEFRAIRAKDYVMAARSLGFKRARIIFSEILPNALPPLIVTASVMVATAILMESALSFMGLGDPNVVSWGSMIGNGRELIRTAWYLTLLPGLAIVFTVLALNLIGDGLNDALNPRFSEERV, encoded by the coding sequence ATGTCCACGACCGATCTCAACGCGCCGGCGGCAGCGCTGGCCGGTGCGCGTGGGGGCGCGCCGCGCCCTGAAACCGGCGCTTCCCAGGAATGGCATAATCTAAGAGCGCCCGATGCGCGCTCCACCCTCACCGCGGCGGTGACGGTGCCGGCCGGGCGGCGCGAGCTGGCCATTTTTCTGCGCAATCCCAATGCGCTGTTCGGGCTGGCTTTCCTGTCGATCATGGTGGTCATGGCGCTGGTGGCCCCGCTGCTCTTTCCGGGCGATCCGCTGGGCATGGTGGCGCGGCCGTTCATCTGGCCGGGGCAGGATGCGGCCTATCCGCTGGGCACCGATTCCATGGGCCGCGACGTGCTTGCCGGCATCGTGCATGGCTCGCGGATTTCGCTGTTTGTCGGCCTGACCGCGACCGCGCTGGGCCTTGGCGTCGGCGTCATCGTGGGCGCGGTGGCGGGCTATTTCGGCGGCTGGGTCGATGACGTGCTGGTGCGCATCATCGAAATCTTCCAGACCCTGCCCAATTTCGTGCTGCTCGTCGTGCTGGTGGCGATTGCCCAGCCCTCCGCAACCACGGTTACCGTCGCGATCGCCATCGTCAGCTGGCCGATGGTGGCCCGGCTGACCCGTGCCGAATTCCGCGCCATTCGCGCCAAGGACTACGTGATGGCCGCGCGCAGTCTGGGCTTCAAGCGCGCCCGCATCATCTTCAGCGAGATATTGCCCAATGCGCTGCCGCCGCTGATCGTGACCGCCTCGGTGATGGTGGCGACGGCCATTCTGATGGAATCGGCGCTGAGCTTCATGGGCTTGGGCGACCCCAATGTAGTGAGCTGGGGGTCGATGATCGGCAATGGCCGCGAACTCATCCGCACCGCCTGGTATCTGACCCTGCTGCCGGGCCTTGCCATCGTCTTCACCGTTTTGGCCCTGAACCTGATCGGCGATGGCCTCAATGATGCGCTCAATCCGCGCTTTTCGGAGGAACGGGTATGA
- a CDS encoding acyl-CoA dehydrogenase family protein — protein MSATATKVQPSPPSREDLLARVPALVAEIAKGAAQRDQDRELPFEAFRLFRESGLSTLRVPVSLGGPGGSVADYIELIATIGAADSNVAHALRSHFNYVENLVLSGRGERDAGAIELVLAGKLFAGAHTEQGTARPGQVTTTIVRQGESWRLNGRKWYATGTAFADFASFSALDEEGQTVGVLLPVDRPGIQILDDWDGMGQRLTASGGVILDNVEVFAHEFTRRSLENLVGRHCSTLRQLHLAASAGGAVRNVLADGLDYVRRQARSAAHSTAETAREDHFVQQVIGEIAANSLAIDALLAEGARALDHTVAAFGRGNEEEIEQSLLDSAVTTARVQIVLGQLGPRTAERMFELGGGSVTSRKYNFDRHWRNIRTVLNHNPLLHKSRIVGDYLLNGTTTHLKEGKVF, from the coding sequence ATGAGCGCCACCGCAACTAAAGTTCAGCCATCGCCGCCCAGCCGCGAGGACCTGCTGGCTCGCGTTCCGGCGCTCGTTGCCGAGATTGCCAAGGGCGCCGCCCAGCGCGATCAGGATCGGGAACTGCCTTTCGAAGCTTTCCGCCTGTTCCGCGAATCCGGGCTCAGTACGTTGCGCGTGCCGGTGTCGCTGGGCGGACCGGGTGGCTCGGTGGCCGACTATATCGAGCTGATCGCCACGATCGGCGCGGCCGATTCCAATGTGGCCCATGCCCTGCGCTCGCATTTCAACTATGTTGAAAACCTGGTGTTGAGCGGCCGGGGCGAGCGGGATGCTGGCGCCATCGAGCTGGTCCTGGCCGGTAAGCTCTTTGCCGGGGCACATACCGAGCAGGGGACGGCCAGGCCGGGGCAGGTGACCACCACCATCGTGCGGCAGGGCGAGAGCTGGCGGCTCAATGGCCGCAAATGGTACGCGACCGGCACCGCCTTTGCCGATTTTGCCTCGTTCAGCGCGTTGGATGAAGAGGGGCAGACGGTGGGCGTGCTGCTGCCGGTCGATCGGCCGGGCATCCAAATTCTCGATGATTGGGATGGCATGGGTCAGCGGCTGACCGCCAGTGGCGGCGTCATTCTCGACAATGTCGAGGTGTTCGCCCACGAATTTACCCGGCGGAGCCTTGAAAACCTCGTTGGCCGGCATTGCTCGACCCTGCGGCAATTGCATCTGGCGGCCAGTGCCGGCGGCGCAGTGCGCAATGTGCTGGCCGATGGGCTCGATTATGTCCGCCGGCAGGCGCGCTCGGCCGCGCATAGTACGGCCGAAACAGCGCGGGAGGATCATTTCGTGCAGCAGGTCATTGGCGAGATCGCGGCCAATTCCCTGGCCATCGATGCTCTTCTGGCCGAGGGCGCTCGCGCGCTCGATCACACCGTTGCGGCCTTTGGCCGGGGCAATGAGGAGGAGATCGAGCAATCGCTGCTGGATAGCGCGGTGACCACGGCACGGGTGCAGATCGTGCTCGGCCAGCTCGGGCCACGCACCGCCGAGCGCATGTTCGAACTGGGTGGCGGCTCGGTTACCTCGCGCAAATACAATTTCGACCGGCATTGGCGCAATATCCGCACCGTGCTCAACCACAACCCGCTGCTGCATAAATCGCGCATCGTCGGCGATTACCTGCTCAACGGCACCACCACCCATCTCAAGGAAGGCAAGGTCTTTTAG
- a CDS encoding ABC transporter permease, translated as MLALTRIAKTLRRTLLQAIPTVLGIIILNFFLLQLAPGDAADVMAGEAGSATEETMAALRARFGLDNPVLVQLLDYLNNLAHFSLGFSPRYGMPVVELIGQRLPGTLTLMAMALAIAILIGLTLGSLMAAFAGRLPDRLLSIFSLLFYSIPGFWVGLMLIVLFSVTLGWLPSGGAGTIGSSLTGWAAIVDKARYMVLPATSLALFYVAIYARLTRAAMLEVRNQDFVRTAYAKGLSPAAVTIRHILRNALIPITTMAGMHIGGMLGGAVVVETVYSWPGLGRLAFEAVMGRDFTVLLGILLLSSLLVIVANAAVDLLQTWLDPRIGEH; from the coding sequence ATGCTGGCGCTGACCAGAATTGCCAAGACGCTGCGCCGGACCCTCCTGCAAGCCATTCCGACGGTGCTCGGAATCATCATTCTCAACTTCTTCCTGCTGCAATTGGCGCCGGGCGATGCGGCCGATGTAATGGCGGGCGAAGCCGGGTCGGCCACCGAGGAGACCATGGCAGCGCTGCGCGCGCGCTTCGGCCTCGACAATCCGGTGCTGGTCCAATTGCTGGACTATCTCAACAATCTCGCCCATTTCAGCCTCGGGTTCTCGCCGCGTTACGGCATGCCCGTGGTGGAGCTGATCGGCCAACGCCTGCCGGGCACGCTGACGCTCATGGCCATGGCGCTGGCCATTGCCATTCTGATCGGGCTAACGCTGGGTTCACTGATGGCGGCCTTTGCCGGGCGCTTGCCCGATCGGCTGCTTTCGATCTTTTCGCTGCTGTTCTATTCCATCCCCGGATTTTGGGTCGGGCTGATGCTGATCGTGCTGTTCTCGGTCACGCTGGGCTGGTTGCCGAGCGGAGGGGCAGGGACCATTGGTTCCAGCCTCACCGGGTGGGCCGCGATTGTCGACAAGGCGCGCTATATGGTGCTGCCGGCGACGTCGCTGGCGCTGTTCTACGTGGCCATCTATGCCCGGCTCACCCGGGCGGCGATGCTTGAGGTGCGCAACCAGGATTTCGTCCGCACCGCCTATGCCAAGGGCCTGTCGCCCGCCGCCGTCACGATCCGGCACATACTGCGCAATGCGCTGATCCCGATCACCACCATGGCCGGTATGCATATCGGCGGCATGCTGGGCGGGGCTGTGGTGGTAGAGACCGTCTATAGCTGGCCCGGCCTCGGGCGCCTCGCCTTCGAGGCGGTGATGGGCCGCGATTTCACTGTTCTGCTGGGTATTCTGCTGCTGTCCTCCCTGCTGGTCATTGTCGCCAATGCCGCGGTCGACCTGCTGCAGACCTGGCTCGATCCCCGTATTGGAGAGCATTGA
- a CDS encoding LLM class flavin-dependent oxidoreductase, with translation MASEFIGHTSNREGSDIVPTTGPVIDKTYIRNHVQAAETAGIDRLLIGQFAQWPDNNQIAAYVFSQTERIGALLAHRPGLMQPTLGARQLASLDQFSEGRVWVHIITGGSDADQARDGDFEDHDTRYARTDEYIEVLKKVWESDAPFDHEGRFYKFKGAFSQVKPFQKPRIPISFGGSSDAAIAVAGKHADIYALWGEPLDGTRETIAKVRAAAIQNGRSPDDIRFTLAFRTIVAETEDQAWSNAADILAKVKAGVARQAGGNGEKLPSNVGSVRLREAAKRGKVLDKRLWTEVAEASGAGGNSTALVGTPEQVAEAILDYYDAGISNFLVRGFYPTEDTVTYGRDVVPLVKVGIAERQARKVAAE, from the coding sequence ATGGCGTCCGAGTTCATCGGCCACACCTCGAACCGCGAGGGGTCCGACATCGTGCCGACCACCGGCCCGGTCATCGACAAAACCTATATTCGCAACCATGTGCAGGCCGCCGAAACCGCCGGAATCGACAGGCTGCTGATCGGCCAATTCGCGCAATGGCCCGACAATAACCAGATCGCCGCCTATGTGTTCAGCCAGACCGAACGGATCGGGGCCTTGCTGGCCCATCGCCCCGGCCTGATGCAGCCCACGCTGGGCGCGCGGCAATTGGCCAGTCTGGACCAATTTTCCGAGGGCCGCGTCTGGGTGCATATCATCACCGGCGGCTCCGACGCCGATCAGGCCCGCGACGGCGATTTCGAGGATCACGACACCCGCTATGCCCGCACCGACGAATATATCGAGGTGCTCAAAAAGGTCTGGGAAAGCGACGCGCCCTTCGATCACGAAGGCCGATTCTACAAATTCAAGGGCGCCTTCAGCCAGGTAAAGCCCTTCCAGAAGCCGCGCATCCCGATCTCCTTTGGCGGCTCGTCTGACGCTGCAATCGCGGTTGCCGGCAAGCATGCCGATATCTACGCGCTCTGGGGCGAACCGCTCGATGGCACGCGCGAGACCATTGCCAAGGTGCGGGCCGCCGCCATCCAGAATGGCCGCTCGCCTGACGATATCCGCTTCACCCTCGCCTTCCGCACCATCGTCGCCGAAACCGAGGACCAGGCCTGGTCCAACGCCGCCGATATACTCGCCAAGGTCAAGGCGGGCGTGGCGCGGCAGGCCGGGGGCAATGGCGAGAAACTGCCATCCAATGTGGGGTCGGTTCGCCTGCGCGAGGCCGCCAAGCGCGGCAAGGTGCTCGATAAACGCCTCTGGACCGAAGTGGCCGAAGCCAGCGGCGCCGGTGGCAATTCCACCGCTCTGGTCGGCACGCCCGAACAGGTCGCCGAAGCCATTCTCGATTATTACGACGCCGGCATTTCCAACTTCCTCGTGCGCGGTTTCTACCCCACCGAGGACACGGTGACCTATGGCCGCGATGTCGTGCCGCTGGTCAAGGTCGGCATTGCCGAACGCCAAGCCAGGAAAGTTGCCGCAGAATGA
- a CDS encoding amidohydrolase family protein: protein MSTPLDIVDIHTHLWPPAWGPGGKYAKPAGAFSPEIYRKITTPAALVEEFAAAGVSLAVVTSTIESLFGAEGAVDFAAIREANEWLAELAANQPSLAAFAVTDVFAGDESAREAERAIVNLGLSGLVIDSSRNGKFLADPSARPTLEVAARHRVPVFVHPVAHPNSDVLIAGAGMLGNSLGRGLMNGVAFLSIIQSPILQELPDLHLIFATLGLGGIVQAARGGLYGRAERKHQPRPNIYFDTMGDDPAIVRTLVGFFGADRVLAGTDWPILPALQAQSLAANLTEAGLSDADQRLVAGGNARLLLGLRDAKAEAAE, encoded by the coding sequence ATGAGCACGCCTCTCGATATCGTCGACATCCACACTCACCTCTGGCCACCAGCATGGGGCCCGGGCGGCAAATACGCCAAGCCCGCTGGCGCCTTCTCGCCCGAGATCTATCGCAAGATCACGACCCCAGCCGCCCTGGTGGAAGAGTTCGCGGCGGCCGGCGTCTCTCTGGCTGTGGTGACCTCAACCATTGAAAGCCTGTTCGGCGCCGAAGGCGCCGTCGACTTCGCCGCTATACGGGAAGCCAATGAATGGCTGGCCGAACTCGCTGCCAACCAACCAAGCCTCGCCGCCTTCGCCGTAACCGACGTCTTTGCCGGTGACGAAAGTGCGCGCGAGGCCGAACGGGCTATTGTCAATCTGGGACTATCGGGCCTCGTCATCGACTCCTCCCGCAACGGCAAATTCCTCGCCGACCCATCCGCCCGCCCAACGCTCGAAGTCGCAGCCCGGCACCGCGTCCCCGTCTTCGTCCACCCGGTGGCCCACCCCAATTCCGACGTGCTGATCGCCGGCGCGGGTATGCTGGGCAATTCGCTGGGCCGTGGCCTGATGAATGGCGTGGCCTTCCTCTCCATCATCCAGTCGCCCATCCTGCAGGAACTCCCCGACCTGCACCTGATTTTCGCAACCCTCGGCCTTGGCGGCATCGTGCAAGCCGCCCGCGGCGGCCTTTACGGCCGCGCCGAACGCAAACATCAGCCCCGCCCCAATATCTATTTCGACACGATGGGCGATGACCCCGCCATCGTGCGCACCCTGGTCGGTTTCTTCGGCGCCGACCGCGTTCTGGCTGGCACCGACTGGCCCATCCTGCCAGCGCTCCAAGCCCAATCCCTCGCCGCAAACCTGACCGAAGCTGGTCTCTCCGATGCCGACCAGCGTCTGGTCGCCGGCGGCAACGCCCGCCTCCTGCTCGGTCTGAGGGATGCCAAGGCAGAAGCTGCCGAGTAA
- a CDS encoding ABC transporter ATP-binding protein — translation MNVVVSPASLGPTLLEVEDLTIRFGKTDPVKHLSFSIERGETLAVVGESGSGKSLSALALMRLLPRNARIPNGSIRFEGKDLLGLSERDIRAVRGRDIAMIFQEPMTSLNPVATIGNQIIEVLRLHEKLSRRQARLRAVELLELVRIPDPAKRVDDYPHQLSGGQRQRVMIAMAVACKPKLLIADEPTTALDATIQAQILELLDELRRKLSMGLLLITHDLGLVSRWSDRVVVMYHGDKLEELSTGNLFAPDRHPYTKGLTQASIRLEEEVHYTARTLAEVKVGRSPEGSNVYDVKPPQLRTLPAPVTDGEPLLVVKDLSVTYQGGSKADKALDGASLTLAKGETLGIVGESGSGKSTLSKAIMRLVDAQQGSIVFQGQDISRLAPQQLQPVRRDLQMIFQDPFGSLNPRKTIRDILEAPLIVHGVANAAERRQRLLETFEHVRLPSSVADRYPHEFSGGQRQRIGIARALILRPSLVICDEPVSALDVSIQAQILNLLVDLKTSLGLSYLFISHDLAVVQYISDRVIVMKDARIVEESDHKTIWRSPRTDYTRALIAAASDKGGRVLAPRPELELAAT, via the coding sequence ATGAATGTCGTCGTTTCCCCGGCCAGCCTGGGACCCACGCTGCTTGAGGTCGAAGACCTCACCATCCGGTTCGGCAAGACCGACCCGGTCAAGCATTTGAGCTTCAGCATCGAGCGGGGCGAAACGCTGGCCGTGGTCGGCGAGTCCGGTTCAGGCAAGTCGCTGAGCGCGCTGGCGCTGATGCGGCTGCTGCCGCGCAATGCGCGCATTCCCAATGGCAGTATCCGCTTTGAGGGCAAGGACCTGCTGGGGTTGAGCGAGCGGGATATTCGCGCGGTGCGCGGGCGCGATATCGCCATGATCTTCCAGGAGCCGATGACCTCGCTCAATCCGGTTGCTACCATCGGCAACCAGATCATCGAAGTGCTGCGCCTGCACGAAAAACTCTCTCGCCGTCAGGCGCGCCTGCGGGCCGTGGAATTGCTGGAACTGGTGCGTATTCCCGATCCGGCAAAACGGGTCGATGATTATCCGCATCAGCTTTCGGGGGGCCAGCGGCAGCGCGTCATGATCGCCATGGCCGTGGCCTGCAAGCCCAAGCTGCTGATTGCCGACGAGCCGACAACGGCGCTCGACGCCACCATTCAGGCGCAGATTCTTGAACTGCTCGACGAGTTGCGCCGCAAGCTTTCCATGGGCCTCTTGCTGATCACCCATGATCTAGGCCTCGTGTCGCGCTGGAGCGACCGGGTGGTGGTGATGTATCACGGCGACAAGCTTGAGGAGCTGTCCACCGGCAATCTCTTTGCGCCCGACCGGCACCCCTATACCAAGGGGCTGACCCAGGCTTCGATCCGTCTGGAGGAAGAGGTGCATTACACGGCCCGCACGCTGGCCGAAGTGAAGGTCGGCCGGAGCCCCGAGGGCAGCAATGTCTACGACGTCAAGCCGCCGCAATTGCGGACGCTGCCGGCACCGGTAACCGATGGCGAACCCTTGCTGGTGGTCAAGGACCTCTCGGTTACCTATCAGGGCGGCTCGAAGGCCGACAAGGCGCTGGACGGGGCTTCATTGACCCTGGCCAAGGGCGAGACGCTGGGCATTGTCGGGGAATCGGGCAGCGGCAAGTCCACGCTTTCGAAGGCAATCATGCGGCTGGTCGATGCCCAGCAGGGTAGTATCGTCTTTCAGGGACAGGATATCAGCAGGCTCGCGCCGCAGCAGTTGCAACCGGTACGCCGGGACCTGCAGATGATCTTCCAGGACCCGTTCGGCTCGCTCAATCCGCGCAAGACCATTCGCGATATCCTTGAGGCGCCGCTTATCGTCCATGGCGTCGCCAATGCCGCCGAGCGCCGGCAGCGGCTGCTCGAAACCTTCGAGCATGTGCGGCTGCCCAGTTCGGTAGCCGATCGCTATCCGCACGAATTTTCCGGCGGTCAGCGGCAGCGCATCGGTATTGCCCGGGCGCTGATCCTGCGGCCGTCGCTGGTGATCTGCGATGAGCCGGTATCGGCGCTCGATGTCTCGATCCAGGCGCAGATTTTGAACCTGCTGGTCGATCTCAAGACCAGTCTGGGGCTGTCCTATCTGTTTATTTCCCACGACCTGGCTGTCGTGCAGTATATTTCGGACCGGGTGATCGTGATGAAGGATGCCCGCATCGTCGAGGAAAGCGACCACAAGACCATCTGGCGCTCGCCCCGCACCGACTATACCCGCGCGCTGATCGCGGCGGCCAGTGACAAGGGCGGCCGCGTGCTTGCGCCCCGCCCAGAACTTGAGTTGGCCGCCACCTAG